Proteins from one Pseudarthrobacter sp. BIM B-2242 genomic window:
- a CDS encoding 3-oxoacyl-ACP reductase, whose protein sequence is MTDTYTRLVSQGVGKDLAKRLGLPQPAVLRRYTPGQPLVTGPVLVQGNTAGADELAATLLSWNLDVRRHAVPREKLGAIILVLEALATPEDLEKPVLSAASSLCDLAPGARFVTISRPAAGATSPAMAAARQGVDGFVRSLAKELRAGATANGVLLADAVGTTSPSALAALQFFLSGRSAFVDGQFLTVSTGDGTLPDDTEKPLAGKVAVVTGAARGIGAAIARTLHRDGATLVLVDIPAAGDHLAAVANDVHGTALQLDISREDAGQRILEHAVQRHGHLDILVHNAGITRDKLLANMDHARWNSVLNINIAAQLRINDALLASDRFRNAPRIVSVASTSGIAGNRGQTNYAASKGGVMGMVRATAPLLAERGGTINAVAPGFIETEMTARIPFAVREVGRRLNALQQGGLPTDVAEAIAFLASDAAGGINGNILRVCGQNLVGA, encoded by the coding sequence ATGACAGACACATACACCCGCCTGGTCAGCCAAGGCGTGGGCAAAGATCTCGCGAAGCGGCTGGGGCTTCCCCAGCCGGCGGTGTTGCGCCGCTACACACCGGGCCAGCCTTTGGTAACCGGCCCCGTCCTGGTGCAAGGCAACACCGCAGGCGCGGATGAACTGGCCGCAACGCTGCTGTCCTGGAACCTGGACGTGCGCCGCCATGCCGTGCCCCGCGAAAAACTCGGGGCCATCATCCTGGTCCTGGAGGCCCTGGCCACCCCGGAAGACCTCGAAAAGCCCGTACTCTCCGCCGCTTCGTCGCTGTGTGATCTTGCCCCCGGCGCCCGGTTTGTCACCATCTCCCGTCCTGCCGCAGGAGCCACCAGTCCGGCGATGGCGGCGGCACGGCAAGGGGTGGACGGTTTTGTGCGGTCCTTGGCCAAGGAACTGCGTGCCGGCGCGACGGCCAACGGCGTCCTCCTGGCCGACGCCGTCGGGACCACGAGTCCAAGTGCCTTGGCGGCCCTGCAATTCTTCCTGTCAGGCCGGTCGGCATTCGTGGACGGCCAGTTCCTGACGGTCAGCACAGGGGACGGCACACTGCCGGACGATACTGAGAAGCCACTGGCCGGCAAGGTGGCTGTAGTCACCGGCGCGGCGAGGGGCATCGGCGCGGCCATCGCCAGGACCCTTCACCGGGACGGGGCCACACTGGTCCTGGTTGACATCCCGGCGGCGGGGGATCACCTGGCGGCAGTGGCCAACGACGTACACGGCACTGCCCTGCAGCTGGACATCAGCCGGGAGGATGCGGGCCAGCGAATCCTTGAGCATGCGGTGCAGCGCCACGGGCACCTGGACATCCTGGTTCACAACGCCGGCATCACGCGGGACAAGCTCCTGGCCAACATGGACCACGCGCGCTGGAACTCAGTGCTCAACATCAACATCGCGGCGCAGCTCAGGATCAATGACGCTTTATTGGCCTCGGACCGCTTCCGCAATGCACCGCGGATCGTGTCGGTTGCCTCCACGAGCGGGATCGCCGGCAACCGCGGCCAGACGAACTATGCCGCATCCAAGGGCGGCGTTATGGGGATGGTGAGGGCTACGGCACCCCTGCTGGCGGAGCGGGGAGGAACCATCAACGCGGTGGCGCCGGGCTTCATCGAAACCGAGATGACGGCGCGGATCCCCTTTGCCGTCCGGGAAGTGGGCCGGCGGCTCAATGCCCTGCAGCAAGGGGGCCTGCCGACCGACGTGGCCGAGGCGATCGCGTTCCTTGCCAGTGATGCTGCGGGCGGCATCAACGGGAACATCCTGCGTGTCTGTGGACAGAACCTGGTGGGAGCGTGA
- a CDS encoding MaoC/PaaZ C-terminal domain-containing protein, giving the protein MSAAQPVILGEMPALSKLYVNAAAQAARRRVLGTHTASVLPTTGHEVRGVRADVGNLTAYQHLIGLTARDTLPAGYLHALSFPLAISVMNRDDFPLPLLGMIHLSNYVEQRAPVLFTELLDIEARVENLRGHRAGTQLDVVAEVRGGGTADVRWTGRSTYLAKGVFLPGIDKPSPNNSNGQAGFTPPDPTAVWQLGVDTGRAYAAVSGDFNPIHLSVLSAKALGMRRSIAHGMYLASRALADVGPVKGEAFTWAVTFEAPVFLPGRVALEFTDQTPGEGWQRSDFVAWNPRSGRRHFSGSVTPL; this is encoded by the coding sequence GTGAGTGCTGCACAGCCGGTCATCCTGGGAGAGATGCCCGCGCTGTCCAAGCTCTACGTCAATGCGGCCGCCCAGGCGGCACGCCGCCGCGTGCTGGGAACCCACACTGCTTCAGTCCTGCCAACCACCGGACACGAAGTAAGAGGCGTCAGGGCCGACGTCGGTAATCTCACCGCGTACCAGCACCTTATTGGCCTGACTGCCCGGGACACCCTTCCCGCCGGTTACCTCCACGCGCTTTCGTTTCCACTGGCCATCAGCGTGATGAACCGCGACGATTTCCCATTGCCTTTGCTGGGCATGATCCACCTGAGCAACTATGTTGAGCAGCGTGCCCCGGTACTTTTCACGGAACTCCTGGACATCGAAGCCCGGGTGGAGAACCTCCGGGGCCACCGGGCGGGGACGCAGCTCGACGTGGTTGCCGAGGTCCGTGGCGGGGGGACCGCGGACGTCCGCTGGACCGGCCGTTCCACCTACCTGGCGAAGGGGGTTTTCCTGCCGGGGATCGATAAACCCTCACCCAACAACAGCAACGGACAGGCCGGTTTCACGCCCCCGGACCCGACTGCGGTGTGGCAGCTGGGCGTGGACACGGGACGTGCATACGCTGCGGTGTCAGGTGACTTCAACCCGATCCACCTGAGTGTGCTTTCGGCCAAGGCGCTGGGGATGCGCCGCTCCATCGCCCACGGGATGTACCTGGCGTCCAGGGCGCTGGCGGACGTCGGACCGGTGAAGGGCGAAGCATTCACGTGGGCGGTGACCTTTGAGGCCCCGGTATTCCTGCCGGGCCGGGTAGCGCTGGAATTCACTGATCAAACGCCGGGTGAAGGCTGGCAGCGCTCGGACTTTGTAGCGTGGAACCCGCGTTCCGGCCGAAGACACTTCAGCGGCTCGGTGACACCGCTCTAG
- a CDS encoding aromatic acid exporter family protein → MSGVAAAFTLQRLLLAAKAALAAGLAFAIAPLMPGPAAEYPYYAPLGALVSMYHNVAGSVRQGFQALVGLAIGIGLAFALVSISDPSPVSVAVFMGLGILLGGLPRIGSGSDWIPTAALLVLLVGGSNADDFSFGYLIQMGAGVAVGIAVNFLIFPPLHFSAAADSLGELRLALGKQLTDMGAALTEKWPPEHEDWSRRSDELSEAARTVRHLVQEADASRRANPRRRLHPRDVDLDYRNLRDLERVTFHIQDMTEVLSDVIWSEDVPYTVPFQDSAPLAAAMNAAGELLASFHGEDTAEQKRLYAAAESAVEACMAATSQRDQEDAAVTASESILLSLHRILRAVRPAA, encoded by the coding sequence GTGTCCGGTGTCGCCGCCGCCTTCACGCTCCAGCGCCTGCTGCTGGCGGCCAAGGCGGCCCTCGCGGCCGGGCTGGCCTTTGCCATAGCGCCCCTCATGCCAGGGCCGGCGGCAGAGTATCCGTACTACGCGCCGCTGGGCGCCCTGGTCTCGATGTACCACAACGTGGCAGGATCCGTCCGGCAGGGGTTCCAGGCACTGGTAGGCCTCGCCATTGGTATCGGCCTCGCGTTTGCGCTCGTCAGCATCAGTGATCCCTCACCGGTGTCCGTCGCGGTCTTCATGGGGCTGGGAATCCTGCTCGGCGGACTGCCCAGGATCGGTTCAGGCAGTGATTGGATTCCGACGGCGGCGCTTCTGGTCCTGCTGGTGGGAGGAAGCAACGCGGACGACTTTTCGTTTGGGTACCTTATCCAGATGGGCGCGGGAGTCGCCGTCGGAATCGCCGTCAACTTCCTGATCTTCCCGCCCCTGCACTTTAGTGCGGCCGCCGACAGCCTGGGCGAGCTACGGCTGGCACTGGGAAAGCAGCTGACTGACATGGGGGCAGCGCTGACGGAAAAGTGGCCGCCAGAGCACGAGGACTGGTCCCGCCGCTCGGACGAACTGTCGGAAGCAGCCAGGACTGTCCGCCACCTTGTCCAGGAGGCGGACGCAAGCCGTCGCGCCAACCCCCGCCGGCGGCTCCATCCGCGGGACGTGGACCTCGACTACCGGAATCTGCGCGATCTTGAGCGGGTGACCTTCCACATCCAGGACATGACCGAAGTCCTTTCGGACGTCATCTGGTCAGAGGACGTGCCGTATACGGTTCCGTTCCAGGACAGCGCGCCGCTGGCAGCCGCCATGAACGCTGCCGGAGAGCTGCTGGCCTCGTTCCATGGGGAGGACACGGCTGAGCAAAAGCGCCTGTACGCTGCGGCGGAGTCAGCCGTGGAGGCCTGCATGGCTGCCACGTCGCAGCGGGACCAGGAAGATGCCGCCGTCACGGCGTCGGAGTCCATCCTCCTGAGCCTCCACCGCATTCTCCGGGCTGTGCGCCCGGCGGCCTAG
- a CDS encoding serine hydrolase domain-containing protein — MQKSHGLAAPGFEAVTDLFEAFLAADPQYSAQVAAYRHGVKVLDLHGGPHIAAASITGAYSVSKGAAGLVMSLLVQEGLLDLDRPVASYWPEFGAHGKDRLLVREALSHQAGLMGVEGGFALDEFTTPEAAARLAAARPLWRPGSCFGYHALTIGIVMEELCRRVTGTSLQSLFDLRIRAVYGVDFFLGLPAELEFRYRDVLYDVDPGQPWLDPLSLGGLNGNAAVGSIMELPNRRAVRAAGMSAAGGVGTAEGLARLYAAATTGVDGLDAFLTPETIDQMSQEQVWGLDRSSGLDNAFAVVFMKPHPSRNFGSHRAFGHEGANAALGFADPAYALSFGYIPQRAEDGRTPGRAHRLAAEVRRAGAGLS; from the coding sequence ATGCAGAAAAGTCATGGCCTGGCCGCGCCCGGATTCGAAGCCGTCACCGATTTGTTCGAGGCCTTCCTCGCAGCCGATCCCCAGTACAGTGCGCAAGTGGCGGCCTACCGGCACGGCGTGAAAGTGCTGGACCTTCATGGAGGCCCGCACATCGCGGCGGCATCCATCACAGGCGCCTACTCGGTCTCCAAAGGAGCTGCAGGCCTGGTCATGTCCCTGCTTGTTCAGGAGGGACTCCTGGACCTCGACCGGCCGGTGGCCAGCTACTGGCCCGAATTCGGTGCCCACGGCAAGGACCGGCTCCTGGTCCGGGAGGCGCTGTCCCACCAAGCCGGGCTGATGGGCGTCGAGGGCGGCTTTGCCCTCGACGAGTTCACCACGCCCGAGGCGGCCGCGCGCCTCGCCGCGGCGCGGCCGTTATGGCGCCCCGGGAGCTGCTTCGGGTACCACGCCCTCACTATCGGAATCGTGATGGAGGAACTCTGCCGGCGGGTCACCGGAACCAGCCTGCAGAGCCTCTTTGACCTCCGCATCCGCGCGGTTTACGGCGTTGACTTCTTCCTGGGCCTGCCGGCGGAACTCGAATTTCGGTACCGGGATGTGCTGTACGACGTCGATCCCGGCCAGCCGTGGCTTGATCCGCTGAGCCTGGGCGGGCTTAACGGGAATGCGGCGGTGGGTTCCATCATGGAGCTTCCCAACCGGCGGGCCGTGCGTGCCGCCGGGATGAGCGCCGCCGGCGGCGTGGGGACCGCTGAGGGGCTGGCGCGGCTGTATGCCGCGGCGACAACGGGCGTGGACGGCCTGGACGCTTTCCTCACACCGGAAACGATCGATCAGATGTCCCAGGAACAGGTGTGGGGCCTGGACCGCAGCTCCGGCCTGGACAACGCCTTTGCCGTCGTGTTTATGAAGCCTCACCCATCGCGGAATTTCGGCAGCCACCGTGCGTTCGGCCACGAAGGGGCAAACGCGGCCCTCGGTTTCGCCGATCCTGCCTATGCCCTCAGTTTTGGCTATATCCCGCAGCGGGCGGAGGACGGCCGGACGCCCGGCAGGGCGCACAGGCTCGCAGCGGAGGTCCGGCGGGCCGGCGCCGGCTTGTCCTAG
- a CDS encoding glutathione S-transferase family protein yields the protein MSQDPTGSQPAATTQTINSADGNSGLNNAHSTKGAYVTGGAEFNRDTNYIEDRITRDGHPGDNGEPGWPVESGRYRLIAARACPWANRTVIVRRLLGLEDAISLGQPGPTHDARSWTFDLDPGGVDPVLGIERIQSAYFKRFPDYPRGITVPAIVDLPSGAVVTNNFPQITLDFATEWVDFHRPGAPDLYPEHLRQEIDAVNKRVFTEINNGVYRCGFAGSQEAYNSAYTRLWTALDWLEERLSGQRYLVGDTITEADVRLFTTLARFDAVYHGHFKCNRQKLTEMPALWGYARDLFQTPGFGDTIDFVQIKQHYYIVHEDINPTGIVPQGPDLSGWLEPHGRDSLGGRPFGNGTPPGPVRPGEEVARGHGADTAAESAF from the coding sequence ATGAGCCAGGATCCAACCGGCAGCCAGCCTGCCGCGACCACACAAACAATTAACAGCGCGGACGGCAACTCCGGGCTAAACAATGCGCACAGTACCAAGGGCGCCTACGTCACCGGCGGAGCTGAGTTCAACAGGGACACCAACTACATCGAGGACCGCATCACCCGTGACGGACACCCGGGCGATAACGGCGAGCCCGGGTGGCCAGTCGAATCCGGCCGTTACCGGCTGATTGCAGCGCGCGCGTGCCCGTGGGCGAACCGAACCGTTATTGTGCGCCGGCTTCTGGGACTCGAGGACGCCATCTCGCTCGGCCAGCCTGGCCCCACCCACGACGCCCGCTCCTGGACCTTCGACCTGGATCCCGGGGGTGTGGATCCGGTCCTGGGCATCGAACGCATTCAGAGCGCCTACTTCAAGCGCTTCCCGGACTACCCGCGCGGCATCACGGTTCCAGCCATCGTGGATCTACCCAGCGGCGCCGTGGTCACCAACAACTTTCCCCAAATCACGTTGGACTTTGCCACCGAATGGGTGGACTTCCACCGGCCCGGCGCTCCCGACCTGTATCCCGAACACCTGCGGCAGGAAATTGATGCTGTCAACAAGCGCGTGTTTACCGAGATCAACAACGGCGTCTACCGGTGCGGGTTTGCCGGCTCCCAGGAGGCGTATAACTCCGCCTACACCCGGCTGTGGACCGCACTGGACTGGCTCGAGGAACGTCTCTCCGGCCAGCGGTACCTCGTTGGCGACACCATCACCGAGGCTGATGTCCGGCTGTTTACAACGTTGGCGCGGTTCGACGCCGTTTATCACGGACACTTCAAATGCAACCGGCAGAAGCTCACTGAGATGCCAGCCCTTTGGGGGTACGCACGCGACCTGTTCCAGACCCCGGGCTTCGGCGACACGATCGACTTTGTGCAGATCAAGCAGCATTACTACATTGTTCATGAGGACATTAATCCGACCGGGATTGTGCCGCAGGGGCCGGACCTCTCGGGCTGGCTAGAGCCCCATGGGCGGGACTCGCTGGGCGGCAGGCCGTTCGGCAATGGCACTCCCCCGGGCCCTGTCCGTCCCGGCGAAGAAGTTGCTCGGGGACACGGAGCGGACACGGCAGCGGAAAGCGCTTTCTGA
- a CDS encoding M50 family metallopeptidase, producing the protein MNVISEQLWNRIAEVFSRTAIPHVTLIELGVVLALATAFSIPRATWKYFGLLATATHELGHAFAAVTSGQRLSGITLRLDHSGTTTSFSRGRLAAVWSGFWGYPVPALTGAALVSSGFGGWGPAALATGTLILAASLLFIRNFAGIFITVAAIAAGAVLVLFVPDHFTGHVAISLGVALLVAAVRDLAKLANVHLRRRDRLASSDAYILYRATAVPSVIWIALFIAVVAGCWVVAWQPISATLAAGA; encoded by the coding sequence ATGAATGTGATTTCCGAGCAACTGTGGAACCGGATCGCGGAGGTTTTCAGCAGGACAGCCATCCCCCACGTCACGCTGATTGAACTGGGCGTGGTTCTGGCCCTTGCAACAGCCTTCTCCATTCCCCGGGCCACGTGGAAGTACTTCGGACTTCTGGCCACCGCCACCCACGAACTGGGCCACGCTTTCGCCGCCGTCACAAGCGGTCAACGGCTGAGCGGGATCACGTTGAGGCTGGACCATTCCGGCACCACAACCAGTTTCAGCCGTGGCCGGCTTGCGGCCGTTTGGTCAGGATTCTGGGGATACCCGGTTCCGGCTCTGACGGGGGCCGCGCTGGTCAGCTCCGGATTTGGTGGCTGGGGTCCGGCAGCACTGGCTACCGGAACACTCATCCTGGCAGCATCGCTCCTCTTCATCAGGAACTTCGCCGGGATCTTCATCACAGTCGCTGCCATCGCAGCCGGAGCAGTGCTGGTCCTTTTTGTTCCTGACCACTTCACCGGCCACGTGGCCATCAGTCTCGGCGTGGCCCTGCTGGTTGCAGCCGTCAGGGACCTTGCCAAGCTCGCCAACGTCCATCTGCGGCGACGGGACAGGCTGGCCAGTTCCGACGCGTACATCCTTTACCGCGCCACGGCTGTCCCGTCCGTGATATGGATAGCGCTGTTTATCGCAGTTGTTGCCGGTTGCTGGGTGGTGGCGTGGCAGCCGATCTCTGCAACTCTGGCTGCGGGAGCCTAG
- a CDS encoding GatB/YqeY domain-containing protein, with protein sequence MSTLKERLHADVVAHMKDRNKTALTTVRNVLGEIETREKSGKSPIELDDAQVTSLLQKEAAKRRETAKIYTDAGEAERAAAEVAEAEVIEAYLPRALTAEEVEAIVDETIAGLRAGGVEPGLRQLGAVMKPVTAKVAGRFDGKAVSELVRTRLG encoded by the coding sequence GTGAGCACTTTGAAGGAACGTCTCCACGCTGACGTCGTGGCGCATATGAAGGATCGGAACAAGACCGCCCTGACAACGGTCCGCAACGTCCTTGGCGAGATCGAGACGCGGGAAAAGTCCGGGAAATCACCCATTGAACTTGATGATGCCCAGGTGACGTCGCTGCTGCAGAAGGAGGCTGCCAAGCGCCGCGAGACGGCAAAGATCTACACCGATGCCGGCGAGGCTGAGCGGGCCGCGGCCGAGGTTGCGGAGGCCGAAGTCATTGAGGCATACCTGCCGCGTGCGCTGACAGCTGAGGAAGTCGAAGCGATCGTGGACGAAACCATTGCCGGGCTGCGCGCCGGGGGAGTGGAACCCGGCCTGCGTCAGCTGGGCGCTGTCATGAAGCCCGTTACGGCGAAAGTTGCCGGGCGCTTCGACGGCAAGGCTGTCAGCGAGCTGGTGCGCACCCGTCTGGGCTGA
- a CDS encoding DUF4193 domain-containing protein yields MATDYDELRSDVKESQDNSLEALQSANAPDARSVVLELDEADGLDGAGVPGGEFVAEELVVQVIPQAEDEFTCYSCFLVRHRSQIARQKDGHSYCTDCEG; encoded by the coding sequence GTGGCAACCGATTACGATGAACTTCGCTCCGACGTCAAGGAGTCGCAGGACAACTCGCTCGAGGCACTGCAGTCCGCCAATGCACCGGACGCCCGCAGCGTCGTGCTCGAGCTCGATGAGGCCGACGGACTGGATGGCGCCGGCGTCCCCGGCGGCGAATTCGTTGCCGAGGAACTGGTTGTGCAGGTCATCCCCCAGGCGGAGGACGAGTTCACCTGCTACTCCTGCTTCCTGGTCCGGCACCGCTCGCAGATTGCACGCCAGAAAGATGGCCACAGCTACTGCACGGACTGCGAAGGCTGA
- a CDS encoding sugar ABC transporter ATP-binding protein gives MENHEGTGAASIPGGFPDSRTDPPPLLEVRGLTKSFFGIPVLENAHLTLHRSQVHGLVGENGAGKSTLMKVLAGVYQPDAGTVLLDGREVSFSHPTKAHEAGLSSVFQEFNLLPDRTVAENIFLGREPRRGVLVNKALMNVQTAELLQSLGITTIRPTAQVRSLTVAEQQIVEIAKAVSYDARIVAMDEPTAALAGAEVELLYQIVSRLRDRGTAILYVSHRLRELFDLCDVITVLKDGRVVSTAPAAELDDAGLVRLMVGRPISAFFPEKLPLPDGDSKGRNVEVRNVVGANVPVRPILELLGAGNGQLDGISFSVRPGEIVGLAGLQGSGRTELLHAIFGAAPFHRGTMKVEGRELLPKSPREGVRARMALITEDRKAEGLSLNQSILDNALTVIRSVFPRRTRTVKTEVPGVFSSLEVVARDLDQEVQYLSGGNQQKVVLAKWLAIRPSLVLLDEPTRGIDVGAKVAVYRLMRKLAAEGKAILMVSSELPEVIGMSDRILVMRDGRLAGELPAGTSEEAVLQLATGARIASGDGA, from the coding sequence ATGGAGAACCACGAAGGGACTGGCGCGGCGTCAATCCCCGGCGGGTTCCCCGATAGCAGAACGGACCCGCCGCCTCTTCTGGAAGTCCGCGGACTGACAAAGAGCTTCTTCGGTATTCCGGTGCTGGAAAACGCCCACCTCACCCTTCACCGGAGCCAGGTTCACGGGCTCGTAGGCGAAAACGGGGCCGGGAAGTCCACCCTGATGAAAGTGCTCGCAGGGGTCTACCAGCCTGACGCGGGAACGGTACTTTTGGACGGCCGGGAAGTCAGTTTCAGCCACCCAACGAAAGCTCATGAGGCAGGGCTGTCGTCGGTATTCCAGGAGTTCAATCTCCTTCCGGACCGGACGGTGGCCGAGAACATCTTCCTGGGCCGGGAACCCCGCCGCGGGGTCCTGGTTAACAAGGCGCTCATGAACGTGCAAACGGCCGAGCTGCTGCAGTCGCTCGGGATCACCACCATCCGGCCCACCGCGCAGGTGCGGAGCCTGACCGTGGCGGAGCAGCAGATAGTGGAGATTGCAAAAGCTGTCAGCTACGACGCCCGGATCGTCGCCATGGACGAGCCAACCGCCGCGCTGGCCGGCGCCGAAGTTGAGCTCCTTTACCAGATCGTGTCCCGCCTCCGGGACCGCGGAACCGCAATTCTCTACGTCTCCCACCGGCTTCGGGAACTTTTTGATCTCTGCGATGTCATCACCGTCCTGAAGGACGGCCGCGTGGTCAGCACCGCACCGGCCGCAGAACTCGACGATGCAGGGCTGGTCCGGCTGATGGTTGGCCGGCCTATCTCGGCGTTCTTTCCGGAAAAGCTGCCCCTGCCAGACGGGGACTCCAAAGGCAGAAACGTTGAAGTCAGGAACGTTGTCGGTGCTAACGTCCCCGTCAGGCCGATCCTGGAACTGCTGGGTGCCGGCAACGGCCAGCTGGACGGGATCAGCTTCAGCGTTCGGCCGGGTGAGATTGTCGGGCTGGCCGGTCTTCAGGGCTCCGGCCGGACTGAACTGCTTCACGCCATTTTCGGTGCCGCACCCTTCCACCGCGGCACCATGAAGGTGGAAGGCCGGGAGCTTCTGCCCAAGTCCCCGAGGGAGGGCGTCCGGGCCCGCATGGCCCTCATCACGGAAGACCGCAAAGCCGAGGGCCTCAGCCTGAACCAGTCCATCCTGGACAACGCACTGACCGTCATCAGGTCGGTCTTTCCGCGCCGTACAAGAACCGTCAAAACGGAGGTTCCCGGCGTGTTTTCCTCGCTGGAGGTAGTGGCACGGGACTTGGACCAGGAGGTGCAGTACCTCTCCGGCGGGAACCAGCAGAAGGTGGTCCTTGCCAAATGGCTGGCAATCCGCCCCAGCCTGGTCCTGCTGGATGAACCTACCCGCGGCATAGATGTGGGAGCCAAGGTGGCCGTCTACCGGCTCATGCGCAAGCTGGCAGCCGAAGGCAAAGCCATCCTGATGGTCTCCAGCGAATTACCGGAGGTCATCGGCATGTCCGACCGGATCCTCGTCATGCGCGACGGGCGTCTCGCCGGCGAGCTTCCGGCCGGAACGTCAGAGGAAGCCGTCCTGCAGCTCGCAACGGGTGCCAGGATTGCATCGGGAGACGGGGCATGA
- a CDS encoding ABC transporter permease, which yields MKQRVSFVDRLSSTQIVYLVALLTLIAGAVLVTTIGRNFFSSGNISSILTGTSVLGFIAIGQTLVILAGSLDLSVPYVASLASLIAAGVMANNPGNVLPGVLLTLGAAAVIGLANGLIVARLNVHGFIATLGMGLIISGYLATNFKGSFGQTPLSFRLIGATGLGPVPISTIIMLACAALAMLLLHRTRTGHHLYAVGGDISVARTSGIRVDLPVITAHVICSVLSGMAGLLLASRLGVGSPTVGSQGGYDLLSIAAVVLGGTLLAGGKGTITGTLGGVLIFAMLDNIMSVMQINPFLKDVVRGVVIVVAVAVYARRRIVNRPERFSPKGSVEAPAAQVPPSERP from the coding sequence ATGAAACAGCGTGTCAGCTTCGTCGATCGCCTGTCGTCCACACAGATCGTCTACCTGGTGGCCCTGCTGACGCTCATCGCCGGTGCCGTACTCGTCACCACGATCGGGCGGAATTTTTTCAGCTCGGGAAATATCTCCAGCATCCTGACCGGAACCAGCGTCCTGGGTTTCATCGCAATCGGACAGACCCTTGTCATCCTGGCCGGCAGCCTGGACCTCTCGGTTCCCTATGTCGCCAGCCTTGCCAGTCTCATTGCCGCCGGTGTGATGGCCAACAACCCGGGCAACGTCCTGCCCGGCGTCCTGCTCACGCTTGGTGCCGCGGCGGTCATCGGCCTCGCCAACGGGCTGATCGTGGCCCGCCTCAACGTACACGGGTTCATTGCCACGCTGGGCATGGGCCTGATCATCAGCGGCTACCTCGCCACCAACTTCAAGGGCAGCTTCGGGCAGACACCGCTCTCGTTCCGCCTGATCGGGGCTACCGGCCTGGGGCCCGTGCCCATCTCGACCATCATTATGCTGGCCTGTGCGGCCCTGGCCATGCTGCTGCTCCACCGCACCAGAACGGGCCACCACCTCTACGCCGTCGGCGGCGACATTTCCGTAGCCCGGACCTCGGGCATCCGCGTCGACCTGCCGGTCATCACGGCCCACGTGATCTGTTCGGTGCTGTCAGGAATGGCGGGCCTGCTCCTCGCCAGCCGGCTGGGTGTGGGCAGCCCGACGGTGGGCTCCCAGGGCGGGTACGATCTCCTCTCCATCGCCGCCGTGGTCCTCGGCGGCACACTTCTGGCAGGCGGCAAAGGAACCATCACCGGCACCCTCGGCGGCGTCCTCATCTTCGCCATGCTGGACAACATCATGTCCGTTATGCAGATCAACCCCTTCCTCAAGGACGTGGTCAGGGGAGTGGTCATTGTCGTCGCCGTCGCTGTGTATGCGCGCCGCAGGATCGTCAACCGACCCGAGCGGTTCAGCCCGAAGGGTTCCGTCGAAGCCCCTGCCGCACAGGTTCCGCCCTCGGAGCGGCCATGA